In Rutidosis leptorrhynchoides isolate AG116_Rl617_1_P2 chromosome 2, CSIRO_AGI_Rlap_v1, whole genome shotgun sequence, one genomic interval encodes:
- the LOC139892609 gene encoding ubiquitin receptor RAD23b-like, translating into MKLTVKTLKGSHFEIRVQPSDTIMAVKKNIEDVQGKDNYPCGQQLLIHNGKVLKDETTLADNKVSEEGFLVVMLSKSKSSGSGGTSSALTPSTTTPASNPTTEAPSQPQASKTSTSSSVPETTTATATGLETATVAAPANSDTYGQAASNVVTSNSIEQTIQHIMDIGGGSWDKETVTRALQAAYNNPERAIDYLYSGIPDTVEVAVPVTQNPATQAATGTAIGAAPLSGGPNASPLNLFPQEIPSGAAGGNIGSLDFLRNNQQFQALRSMVQSNPQILQPMLQELGKQNPQLLGLIQENHAEFLQLINEPVDASEGDLFDQGDQEMPHAISVTPEEQQAIERLEAMGFERTLVIEAFLACDRNEELAANFLLENAADYED; encoded by the exons ATGAAGCTCACCGTTAAAACTCTCAAAGGTAGTCACTTCGAAATTAGGGTTCAACCTTCCGACACT ATTATGGCAGTCAAAAAAAATATTGAAGATGTACAAGGAAAAGATAATTATCCGTGTGGGCAGCAATTATTGATTcacaatggtaaggttttgaaagacGAAACTACTTTGGCGGATAACAAAGTCTCCGAGGAAGGTTTTCTTGTTGTCATGCTTAGCAAG AGTAAGAGTTCTGGCTCAGGGGGGACCTCATCTGCTCTG ACACCATCAACGACTACACCGGCTTCTAATCCTACAACTGAAGCTCCGTCCCAGCCGCA GGCTTCTAAAACTAGCACATCGTCTTCTGTCCCAGAAACAACAACAGCAACGGCAACGGGGCTTGAAACTGCAACTGTAGCTGCACC TGCTAATTCTGATACATATGGTCAAGCTGCTTCCAATGTGGTTACGAGTAATAGCATCGAGCAGACTATTCAGCACATAATGGATATAGGTGGTGGCAGTTGGGACAAGGAAACTGTTACTCGTGCCCTTCAAGCTGCTTATAACAATCCAGAACGAGCAATCGATTACTTGTATTCT GGTATTCCTGATACAGTAGAAGTTGCAGTCCCAGTGACTCAAAACCCTGCAACTCAAGCTGCTACTGGAACTGCTATTGGTGCTGCGCCTTTATCTGGGGGACCCAATGCTTCACCCTTGAACTTGTTTCCTCAG GAAATACCTTCTGGTGCTGCAGGAGGCAATATTGGATCCCTTGACTTCCTTAGAAATAATCAACAG TTCCAAGCATTGCGATCGATGGTACAATCAAATCCACAAATACTACAG CCCATGCTTCAGGAGCTAGGAAAGCAAAATCCTcagcttttaggactaatacagGAAAACCATGCCGAGTTCCTTCAACTGATTAATGAACCCGTAGATGCTTCTGAAGG GGATCTGTTTGATCAAGGAGATCAGGAGATGCCTCATGCTATTAGTGTTACTCCAGAAGAACAACAGGCCATTGAACGG CTTGAGGCAATGGGTTTTGAGAGAACCCTTGTCATCGAGGCCTTTCTAGCCTGTGATCGTAATGAAGAATTGGCAGCCAACTTTTTATTGGAAAATGCTGCTGATTATGAGGACTAA